GGCGAGGGCCTCTCCTTTGCGGTGCCTGCGCCGGATCTGGGAGCCCTTGGCGAGTTTTCGCCGGCCCTGGCTGACCTGCAGCTCACCCTGCAGCAGTCTCAGCCCCTGGCCACTCGACAGGGGTTTTTGATGGTGGATGCAACCTTCCGCGGCGAACTCTGGTTGCCTTAACAAAGCCGCAACGCAAGCCCACAACCCCTTGATATCATCCACAAAACACTGACAAGCACCAAAAAATCCGCCCGCGAGCTAGTCTCGCGGGCGGATTTTCATGTCACGGGACATCGGGCGCTCTCACTGATCCCTTAACGCACGCGCCCGAAGTGCTGCACCCAGTAGCGGCTGTAGCGCCCATCCCCCTCATGAAACGCCACGCCCAGCTGGGTGTGGGCCGGGTAGAGGATGTTGCGCCGGTGCCCTGGCGAGTCCATCCAGGCCTGCACCACGGCTTCGGGAGTGCGCTGACCACCACCGATATTTTCACCGGTGCACGTGCCAGAGTAGCCCTGGTCGGCACAACGCTGGAAGAAGCTCGTCCCATCGAGTGAGTCGTGGGCGAAGTAATCGCAACGATCGAGATCGGTGGCGTGCATCATCGCCGACTCGGCGAGCTCCCCGCTGTAGGTCAACTCATTAAGCCCCTCAGCACGGCGCTCGGCGTTGGTCAGCCGGAACACCTCGCACTCAAAGGTGGTGCTGTTGCCCGGGCAGCTTGTGACCACGTCGGCCGGCGGCCCACAGAAGCGGCAGACCCCTTCAACAGCACCGCAGGCGAGTTCGTCGCCAGGCTCGGGTTCGGGCTCGGGCTCAGGTTCGGGCTCGGGCTCGGGCTCGGGCTCGGGCTCGGGCTCGGGCTCAGGCTCGGGTTCGGGCTCGGGCTCAGGTTCGGGCTCGGGCTCAGGTTCGGGCTCAGGCTCGGGTTCGGGCTCGGGCTCGGGCTCAGGCTCGGGTTCGGGCTCAGGCTCGGGCTCGGGCTCGGGTTCGGGTTCGGGCTCAGGCTCGGGCTCAGGTTCGGGCTCAGGCTCCGACTCGTCGGGATGGTAGACCTCGGTGCGATGATCCCCCTCGCTCCAGGCTACCTCGGGCACCTCGCTAACCTCGTCACAATCCCACTCACAGGGCTGCTCCTGGCGATCGACACGCAAATCGTCGCTGCCCCCGCACGCCAGCAGACCACCGATCGCCAGCAACGCCATCAGGCTCTGAAACTTCATCGTAGACCTCTCTGAAAGACTTGTGCAGCCAGACCTCGGCCACGTTAGCCCCGCAGAGCAGATCCAGAAACCCCTTTTATTTCAACAACTTGTATAGCATCGCTGTAAAATTACGTTCTCACTTACTACGTCGTGAGCAGATAGTGATGTCGATGGCTGCGACATTGAGGAAGCACGGGCACGGCGCAAAACGCAGGCGATGCTGTAGCATCGTCGAGGCTTTGCAGCGCCGCCCGGGATGCTCTCAACGCACCAGACACGACAGCTCACGGCGTACCAAGATTCACCCGCTCGATCTCGGCGTTGGCAGCAACAGCCTGATTGCTCCAGTCGCGGAAGTTCAAGACCTCCCCGCGCACCCGCACCTCCTCGCTGCGCGCCAGATCCACATTCGCGTACACCCAGCAGGGCGCGTTCCACTCGCCGATGGCCTCAATGCCATCCTCGCTAAAGCCTACATCTACCGGGGTGTAGACCGCCGCGCGCCCGCAGTTCTCTTCAATCGCGATCGACCAGGGAGCATCTCCCACCAGCACGGCATGCGCCACGTAACACTGGTTTTCCAGCGCGCGGGCCTGGCACCCGATCTTCACCCGGTTGTAGCCATAGGGCGTATCGGTGCAACTGGGCGCGATGATCAGATTGGCCCCGGCCTCCACCTGGCGGCGAGCGAGCAGCGGAAATTCGCTGTCATAGCAGATGTTGATGCCAAAGGCGCCAAAGGGCGTCTCGAAGACCTTGAGCTGGTCGCCGTAAGAAATCAGCCAGAGCTCACTTTCAAAACGCGTCATCAGGATCTTTTCCTGAAAGTCCACGCGCCCCTGAGGGCTGAAGACGTACGCCCGGTTGCGATACGAGCCGTCGAGCAGGCGTACCGGGTACGACCCACCGATCACATAGACCCCGTACTGGCGGGCAAGCTCCCGGTGCAGCGCCAGATAATCATCGAGCAGACGCTGCATCTCCGACATCTGAAAGGAAAGATCCTGACGTACCTCTTCGGCAAAGAGGCTGACCAGCTCCATGGAGGCGTACTCCGGGAAGACGGCGATCTGCGCCCCCTCACTGGCCGCTTCCTTGACCCAGGCCGAGATCTTGTCGACGTAATGGTTCCACCCCTCCAGAAAATCCACCGGATACTGCGCGGTGGCCACACGCACCATGCTCATTCGCTGTCCAAATCTTTAAGCCAGATCTCCATGACTTCCGGCACCTCTTCGACCGTCCCGATCTCCTTCCAGCGCATCATCGTACGGATCTGAGGCTGACGCTCGTAGCCGCGTTTTCGCCAGAAGGCGTCCAGGGGCTGCCAGCCCTCGGGCCGGCGCGGATGATCGGGAGGGCGCACCACGGCGGCAAAGCAGGTGAAACGAAAGGCCCCAAGCGCACTTACATGCGCCTCGCGCTCCCCGAAGAATTTCACGCCTACGCCCTGCCCCCTGTACTCCGGCAAAAGCACCGACTCCGCCAGATAAAAGATCTCGCCGACGTCATAGCCAAGCTCTTTAAAGGGGCGCTGAAAATCCTCGTCGCTCTCGGCCATCGGCATTCCGGTCGATACGCCGACGACGCGCTCACCATCGAAGGCGGCCACGAGCACGCTCTCGCTCGACTCCAGATAGCGCGTCAGGTAGCGGCGCTCATAATCCAGGTCACCGTCGTAAAGGTAGGGGTAGGTGCGAAAGATCTGGATGCGTAGCCGCGCCAGATCATCGACGTACTGATGCACCGAATCGCCGCTGAGGCGACGGACCTCCACCTGACCAACCTGTTGCGACATCGTCTCGTACTCGAAGAAAAGGACGCGGCCCGAGCTCGCGGCCCGAGCTCGGGCGCGCGAAGGGTTATTTGGTGCCGTAGAGGCGATCGCCGGCATCCCCGAGACCGGGCACGATATAGCCCTTCTCGTTGAGCTTCTCGTCGATGGCCGCCGTATAGATAGGCACATCCGGGTGTTCGCTGCGCATATGCTCAACGCCCTCGGGCGCGGCCAGCAGGCACATGAACTTGATGGAGCGTGGCCCAAACGCCTTGATGCGCGTGACCGCCGCGGCCGCCGAATGCCCGGTGGCGAGCATGGGATCGACCACAATCACATCGCGATCATCCATCTGCTCGGGCAATTTCAGATAATACTCCACCGGTTGCAGCGTCTCCGGGTCACGGTAGAGCCCGATATGGCCGACGCGGGCCGAAGGAAGAAGCTGGAGAAGCGGATCCACAAAGCCCACGCCGGCGCGCAGAATCGGCACGATCACGAGCTTTTTACCCACCAGGTGCGGGGCGTTCATCGTGGTCAGCGGCGTCTCGATCTCGGCATACTCAATCGGCAGATCGCGCGTGACCTCATAGCCGAGCAAAAGCGCCACCTCACCCATCAGGCTGCGAAAGGCGGCGGTGGTGGTGTCTTTCTCCCGCATCAACGAGAGCTTGTGTTGAATCAGCGGGTGATCGATGACGGTCACATCTTCCATGGTCCACCTCCGCGTGGGGTCGGGTTCCTGAGCAAGGCAAAAAGGGAACTTCCCGCTGGTTGGTAGCCGCTGGACCGGGGGCGGTCAAGCGCGCCGCTCAGGTTCTGCCGGAGACGACCAGAAGTGCGCCGTTGATGGGGTGCTCATCGACCGGGCAAAGCCCGTAGATGATCGACGCCAGCTCACCGGGGTCGACCCAGGAGTCGAAGTCGGCGTCGGGCATATCCTGACGGTTGGCCTCGGTGTCGATGATCGAGGGCTGCACCGCGTTGATGGTCACATCCATCCCTTTGACCTCGTCGGCCACCGCGCTGACCAGGGCGTTGAGCCCGGCCTTGGTCGCGGCATACGCGCCCTCCCCGGCAGCGGGTTTGAGCGTGGAGCGTGAGCTGATAAGCACCACTCGCCCATAGCCGCGCGACTTCATCGACCCCATCACCTCACGCACCATATAGAGCGAGGAGCGCAGGTTCACGTCGACCAGAAAGTCGATGGCGTCGGGAGCAATGGCATCGATCTTCGACCAACGAAACCCGCCGGCGCAGTGCACCAACACATCGATCGGCCCGAGTTCCTCACGCACGCTGGCGGCGGCGGTGGCGATAGCCTGGGCGTCGGTCACGTTGACCTGCTGCTCCCAGACGCCCCTGCGATCCTTAGCTTCGACGAGCTTTCCGTGGCCGGCAGCGTGCAAATCCCAGCACACCACCCGCTCATGACGCTCCGAAAAGTAGGCGACTACATGTTCGCCCAATGCACCGGCAGCGCCGGTGACCACCACCACGCGATTGTTTGCATCTGTCATCGGATCTTCTCCATTCGCACCGTCATTGTCAGTCAACTGGCCAGCACGCTCGCCGTGAACACCTTAAGGCAGTGGCCGCGGCGAGCCGGTGTAGGTGCGAGGGTAGTCACCGCAGCCACCACTTCTATCGCATACACGCATATGTCTTTTAAGGGGGGACGATGTCATGTGAACACCACGGCGCTCTGTGGCGCTCTGTGCTCGGTACGCTGGCGTTTTTATCATGGGGGATTGCGGGCTGTCATGTGGTGGCGGAGCCGGCGCAAGAGCCGGCCTCTACCGAGCTCCAGGACGATCGCGGGCGCGCGCTTACCCAGGCGCTTGACCTTCGGTGGTCGGCATTGACAGCCGATGTGCCGACGGAGCCACAGCAGAGCTCACAGGCCTGGCCCGAGATGGGCTATGAGGTCAGCGTGGAGTGCCCGCTGGTCTATGATTTTGAGTTTAACGCGCCGCTGGGCGCCGCCATCGCTCGCCAGAGTACCGGTCGGCTGGAGCTGCGCGCACATCCCCGCGAGCAGGGGGCCTTTGAGCTGGCCAATCGCGCCACCGGTCTTTATCCGGTGCACCGGGGTGTGAGGCACCCCGGCAAAGAGTGGTGGCATGAGGATCTGCAACCGGTTCGTCTGACCCAGCCCGAACGGGGGTTGCTGAAGTCTGCGGCCCTGCCCGCGCCCTGGCAGCCGGGCGGTTCGATGCTCTCGATGGCAGCGCTCTTTCCGCCCCTGCCTCAGAATCTGGAGGCGCGCGACTGGCCCGGTCTGATCGACGCCGAGGAGACAGACGCCGCGGCAACGACTTCCGCGCTGAATGTTCGCGTCGAAGACCGCGTGCTTCTTGGCGATGAGCGCGCGCTCATCCTCGCTGCGCAGGGCGGACCCGACGACCTTCGCGCTCGCTACCTGGTCTCGGAGCGAGGGCGTGTTCTTGCCGCCGCGCTGGTGCTACCCCGGGGCGATCAGGTGGCGTCTGCCAGCCTGCGCCTGACGGGAAGTTGCGAGGGCCAGCGCTTGCCGCCGGCCGCGCAGCCCGACGACGCCCGCAGCCAGATGATTGAAACCTGGACGCGCTTTGCCAATGCCGCCCGCCAGGCGCAGTGGGCGCGCGCGCTGCACCATCTCGACCCCGCACTCCGAGAGACCCACGGCGATGACACCATCACCGCGCTCCTGGACGACCACCTGCGCCACTTCGGCCAGGGCGCCCTCGGAACCATCTCCCCGTCCTCGCCGCTGAGCGAAGACGACGATCGCTTCACCCTGCAGATCCACGGCCGCAGCCTGGTCGACGACGGCAGCGCCTCCACCGATGTGATCACCGAGATCGTAGCCACCCGCACCGAGCGAGGCCTTCGCATCGAGCGCGTGCGCTCCACGCTCGACCCGCAGGGCGACCCACAGGAGCTTCTGGAGTTGAGCGCCGGAACGCTACGCAGCAGCGCCCCACGGTCCACCGAGGCCGGCAGCGGCGATGCAACGGAAAGCCCGGCTGACAGCGCACCCGCCGGGGATGCTCCCGCCGCGGAGGCCCCTGAAGTGCGCTAATTTCTTTCATTTCGTGCCGGTCGTGGTAACCCTGAGTGAGGCGTCATAGGGGCGCCCCTTGAAGCCTCTTGCCCTCTCCCTGTTCCCGCTGCGTTGAAGATGTCGGACAACGCCACCATCCTGCGCGAGATCGAGTGCACCGGCTGC
Above is a window of Lujinxingia sediminis DNA encoding:
- a CDS encoding CAP domain-containing protein; translation: MKFQSLMALLAIGGLLACGGSDDLRVDRQEQPCEWDCDEVSEVPEVAWSEGDHRTEVYHPDESEPEPEPEPEPEPEPEPEPEPEPEPEPEPEPEPEPEPEPEPEPEPEPEPEPEPEPEPEPEPEPEPEPEPEPEPEPEPEPEPGDELACGAVEGVCRFCGPPADVVTSCPGNSTTFECEVFRLTNAERRAEGLNELTYSGELAESAMMHATDLDRCDYFAHDSLDGTSFFQRCADQGYSGTCTGENIGGGQRTPEAVVQAWMDSPGHRRNILYPAHTQLGVAFHEGDGRYSRYWVQHFGRVR
- a CDS encoding carbon-nitrogen hydrolase family protein, which produces MSMVRVATAQYPVDFLEGWNHYVDKISAWVKEAASEGAQIAVFPEYASMELVSLFAEEVRQDLSFQMSEMQRLLDDYLALHRELARQYGVYVIGGSYPVRLLDGSYRNRAYVFSPQGRVDFQEKILMTRFESELWLISYGDQLKVFETPFGAFGINICYDSEFPLLARRQVEAGANLIIAPSCTDTPYGYNRVKIGCQARALENQCYVAHAVLVGDAPWSIAIEENCGRAAVYTPVDVGFSEDGIEAIGEWNAPCWVYANVDLARSEEVRVRGEVLNFRDWSNQAVAANAEIERVNLGTP
- a CDS encoding GNAT family N-acetyltransferase, giving the protein MSQQVGQVEVRRLSGDSVHQYVDDLARLRIQIFRTYPYLYDGDLDYERRYLTRYLESSESVLVAAFDGERVVGVSTGMPMAESDEDFQRPFKELGYDVGEIFYLAESVLLPEYRGQGVGVKFFGEREAHVSALGAFRFTCFAAVVRPPDHPRRPEGWQPLDAFWRKRGYERQPQIRTMMRWKEIGTVEEVPEVMEIWLKDLDSE
- the upp gene encoding uracil phosphoribosyltransferase, which gives rise to MEDVTVIDHPLIQHKLSLMREKDTTTAAFRSLMGEVALLLGYEVTRDLPIEYAEIETPLTTMNAPHLVGKKLVIVPILRAGVGFVDPLLQLLPSARVGHIGLYRDPETLQPVEYYLKLPEQMDDRDVIVVDPMLATGHSAAAAVTRIKAFGPRSIKFMCLLAAPEGVEHMRSEHPDVPIYTAAIDEKLNEKGYIVPGLGDAGDRLYGTK
- a CDS encoding SDR family NAD(P)-dependent oxidoreductase; translated protein: MTDANNRVVVVTGAAGALGEHVVAYFSERHERVVCWDLHAAGHGKLVEAKDRRGVWEQQVNVTDAQAIATAAASVREELGPIDVLVHCAGGFRWSKIDAIAPDAIDFLVDVNLRSSLYMVREVMGSMKSRGYGRVVLISSRSTLKPAAGEGAYAATKAGLNALVSAVADEVKGMDVTINAVQPSIIDTEANRQDMPDADFDSWVDPGELASIIYGLCPVDEHPINGALLVVSGRT